The Carassius auratus strain Wakin chromosome 40, ASM336829v1, whole genome shotgun sequence genome has a segment encoding these proteins:
- the LOC113058733 gene encoding transmembrane protease serine 13-like, which produces MADNDTTDPPPPYYSGAVDPQTPPMTYEEMIIQDRYGVTQKPVPYYVPKDPDHVAAVIVTQRVVAPPKSQKSSGCSAKCWVGWIGALVVFALIGLAIWLGVHYASELYYESVCKGNDCNAQGQHEMDDGLIVTCSNSSIQCDGIQDCQKAVDETNCVRFGEGGVLQVRTFSVKDGGFLPVCNQGLDKSYADQICEQLGFRRSYASNPVDSKTSVALTVGPRSAKLIQGLVNVSSGCQGGKAVSLECTDCGKPQSASRIIGGSASQLGQWPWQVSLHYSGSHVCGGTLVSPDFVVSAAHCFKGSMKNSVNWRVYAGIISQSALQTPYLLKKIIVNENYSNNDNDVALLKLSSPVTFSSTVMPVCFPTFDQIFSGESDCWTSGFGTTQEGADHASTSLMEVKVNIIDTHLCNSNGVYGGAITKNMMCAGDINGGRDSCQGDSGGPLVCKGGNNRWYLAGITSWGAGCGRRQKPGVYSRVTSLLPWIYSKMQQEKP; this is translated from the exons ACGGACCCCCCTCCACCATACTACTCTGGAGCAGTGGACCCACAGACGCCTCCAATGACTTACGAGGAGATGATTATTCAGGACAGATATGGGGTCACACAGAAACCTGTGCCTTACTATGTTCCAAAGGATCCAGATCATGTAGCAGCCGTCATCGTCACACAGCGTGTTGTTG CTCCTCCTAAGAGCCAGAAGTCTTCTGGATGCAGTGCTAAGTGTTGGGTTGGATGGATAGGTGCACTGGTGGTGTTTGCTTTAATTGGACTGGCCATCTGGCTTGGAG TGCATTATGCATCCGAGTTGTATTATGAGAGTGTTTGTAAGGGAAACGATTGCAATGCACAAGGACAGCATGAGATGGATGATGGCCTGATTGTTACCTGCTCCAACTCCTCCATACAGTGCGACGGCATCCAAGACTGTCAAAAGGCCGTCGATGAGACAAACTGTG TGAGATTCGGTGAAGGTGGAGTGTTGCAGGTCAGAACATTTTCTGTTAAGGATGGTGGATTCCTTCCAGTGTGTAATCAGGGATTGGATAAGAGTTATGCTGACCAGATCTGTGAACAACTGGGCTTTAGAAG GTCTTATGCATCAAATCCAGTTGATAGCAAGACATCCGTAGCCCTTACGGTAGGACCTAGATCAGCCAAACTTATACAGGGTCTGGTCAATGTCAG TTCGGGCTGTCAGGGTGGAAAAGCAGTCTCACTTGAATGCACAG ACTGTGGCAAGCCGCAGAGTGCCTCCAGGATCATAGGGGGCAGTGCCTCTCAGCTTGGCCAGTGGCCTTGGCAGGTTAGCCTGCATTACAGCGGAAGTCATGTTTGTGGTGGAACACTCGTCTCTCCAGACTTTGTTGTGTCAGCCGCCCATTGCTTCAAAGG CTCAATGAAGAATTCTGTTAACTGGCGTGTCTATGCTGGTATTATTTCCCAGAGTGCCCTTCAGACCCCCTACCTTCTGAAGAAGATTATAGTGAATGAGAACTATAGCAACAATGATAATGATGTTGCCTTGCTGAAACTCAGCAGTCCTGTGACCTTCTCCA GCACTGTGATGCCAGTTTGCTTTCCTACATTTGACCAAATATTTTCAGGTGAATCAGATTGCTGGACATCTGGCTTTGGGACAACACAAGAGGGAGCAG ACCATGCCTCTACAAGCCTCATGGAAGTGAAAGTGAATATCATCGACACGCATCTGTGTAACAGCAATGGCGTATACGGTGGGGCCATCACCAAAAATATGATGTGTGCTGGTGATATTAATGGGGGCCGCGATTCCTGTCAG GGGGACAGTGGAGGTCCGCTGGTGTGCAAGGGAGGTAATAACCGCTGGTATCTGGCTGGAATTACGAGTTGGGGAGCAGGATGTGGACGAAGACAAAAACCAGGAGTATATAGCAGAGTGACCAGCCTTCTGCCCTGGATCTACAGCAAGATGCAG CAAGAGAAGCCCTGA
- the LOC113058734 gene encoding uncharacterized protein LOC113058734 translates to MARQKLSVEDQRRRNREYQRKRREKLNSDQESKHALQEKERQRWKKRVKDKKVIQIDEMGDRAKRNQRKYWREAQKRSREKRSIEDAVLRAHTPPDSPQDQDIQEYNARHSRQSLRQKRERSKTRKRHSREIKTLKEKLKKVTKQRNKLRKKIYRRRNATNKTPLDSPGTETKKMLSESNIRNPKIKKVLLFHNILRRELKKNKQTPGPRRQEPALSVSSGKILKKYRLLHQIHQFGITYKLIRGKKQTKKKPTFLKGITETVKDFFLNSARVTTDKTDTITRNKIKQQRMILADSMINLHSDFLISNPTVKLSYSSFCSLKPFYITAPKASDRKTCLCQKHENAYLILEVLRMSGVVKSNKLDDSFQLVCCSPASEACLLRTCSRCVNKGTVTTQEQDKIHVQWKQWERVQEETVNGINTKLVQHSGSLSKLIKLYEQILRNETTTHVCLVRNQSKAYRNTIETCEESTAIVHVDFSEFWRCKYQSEVQACHFGQNLPQLTLHTGMYYIKGGKAGFCTLSESKRQDAAAIWTHMDPVLKDIKTRYPQVTTVHFWSDGPSKQYKNKKNFFLLSCIPPTLGFERATWNFFPTSHGKGTPDGIGGTVKRTADNLVLRGNDVTDGHTFFVKVSNSLKSIQLYHIAEEDMQRYDTLLMHPLKQVPSTRKIHQVIPHENRIQHRQLSCFCSKMLVCQCFSPATFYFHGYPEEQQSDTRRAGKKRPLAMLLEEMEKEMVGGEDVMEEELDEEPLKSPEGTVTVTTVSSLNNGDWLAVVYDDHWWLAKTIAVDTEHQDVKVEFLHPHGPTAKYQPKLLTKDVCFCPVKDIIVKLMGIASPVKLRKREIYSIAPDVMDFIEREHVRRLLPKA, encoded by the coding sequence ATGGCTAGACAGAAATTGTCAGTTGAGGATCAAAGGAGAAGAAATAGAGAGTACCAAcgaaagagaagagaaaaattAAACAGTGACCAAGAGAGCAAGCATGCTCTGCAAGAGAAGGAAAGACAAAGGTGGAAGAAGAGAGTTAAAgacaaaaaagtaatacaaatagaCGAGATGGGAGACAGGGCAAAGAGGAATCAGAGAAAGTATTGGAGAGAGGCACAGAAAAGGTCTAGAGAGAAAAGATCCATTGAAGATGCAGTGCTGAGGGCACACACCCCTCCAGATAGTCCGCAAGATCAGGATATTCAAGAATATAATGCCAGACACAGCAGACAGTCTCttagacagaaaagggagaggaGTAAAACGAGAAAAAGGCATTCAAGAGAAATAAAAACTTTGAAAGAGAAGCTTAAGAAGGTAACAAAACAACGAAACAAactgagaaagaaaatatatCGAAGAAGAAACGCTACAAATAAAACACCACTTGACTCCCCAGGCACAGAAACAAAGAAGATGCTATCAGAAAGCAACATTAGGAATCCAAAAATCAAGAAAGTCCTTCTATTCCACAACATCCTCAGAAGAGagctgaagaaaaacaaacaaactcctgGGCCACGGCGTCAGGAACCAGCACTAAGTGTGTCTTCAGGCAAGATTCTCAAAAAGTATCGTCTCCTTCACCAAATCCACCAGTTTGGGATAACCTACAAGTTAATAAGAGGaaagaaacagacaaagaaaAAGCCAACATTCCTAAAGGGTATAACAGAAACTGTTAAGGATTTTTTTCTGAACTCTGCACGTGTGACCACTGATAAGACTGACACCATCACTAGGAATAAGATAAAGCAGCAGAGAATGATCCTGGCAGACTCCATGATCAACCTCCACTCTGACTTCCTCATTAGTAACCCTACTGTGAAGCTGAGCTATTCTTCTTTCTGTTCTCTGAAACCATTCTATATTACAGCACCAAAAGCATCTGATCGGAAGACATGTCTATGTCAAAAGCATGAAAATGCATACTTAATTCTTGAGGTCCTTAGAATGTCTGGTGTTGTGAAGTCAAACAAACTGGATGACAGTTTTCAATTAGTTTGTTGCTCTCCAGCAAGTGAGGCCTGCCTTCTTCGCACCTGCTCACGATGTGTAAACAAAGGAACAGTTACAACCCAAGAGCAAGACAAAATCCATGTTCAGTGGAAGCAGTGGGAGAGAGTTCAAGAAGAGACAGTCAATGGAATCAACACTAAACTCGTCCAACACAGTGGCAGTCTTTCAAAGCTAATTAAACTCTATGAGCAAATACTCCGAAATGAAACCACAACACATGTGTGTTTAGTCCGAAACCAGTCAAAAGCATACAGAAACACAATTGAGACTTGTGAAGAAAGTACAGCAATTGTTCACGTTGACTTTTCAGAATTCTGGAGATGCAAGTATCAATCTGAAGTACAGGCCTGCCATTTTGGACAAAATCTGCCACAGCTAACTCTACATACTGGAATGTATTACATTAAGGGTGGAAAGGCAGGTTTTTGCACACTTTCAGAGTCAAAGAGACAGGATGCTGCAGCAATCTGGACACACATGGATCCAGTCCTAAAAGATATCAAAACAAGATATCCACAGGTCACCACTGTGCACTTTTGGTCTGATGGTCCAAGTAAACAATATAAGAACAAGAAGAATTTTTTCCTTCTGTCTTGTATCCCACCTACACTTGGGTTTGAAAGAGCCACATGGAACTTCTTCCCCACTTCCCATGGTAAGGGCACACCAGACGGCATTGGCGGAACAGTGAAAAGAACAGCTGACAACCTGGTCCTGAGAGGAAATGATGTGACAGATGGACACACATTCTTTGTAAAGGTCTCAAACAGTCTGAAGAGCATTCAGCTGTATCACATTGCAGAAGAAGACATGCAAAGATATGATACACTTCTCATGCATCCTCTCAAACAGGTTCCCTCAACCAGAAAAATACACCAGGTCATCCCACATGAGAACAGGATCCAGCACAGACAACTATCCTGCTTTTGCAGCAAGATGTTGGTTTGCCAGTGCTTCAGCCCAGCTACCTTCTATTTCCATGGCTACCCAGAGGAACAGCAGAGTGATACAAGGAGGGCAGGGAAGAAAAGACCTTTGGCCATGTTGTTGGAGGAGATGGAAAAAGAGATGGTAGGGGGGGAAGATGTAATGGAGGAGGAGTTAGATGAGGAGCCTCTGAAAAGTCCTGAGGGTACTGTGACAGTAACGACTGTTAGCAGCCTTAACAATGGAGACTGGCTAGCAGTAGTATATGATGACCACTGGTGGCTAGCCAAGACCATTGCCGTGGATACTGAGCATCAAGATGTGAAAGTGGAGTTTCTGCATCCCCATGGTCCAACAGCAAAGTATCAGCCTAAGCTTCTCACAAAGGATGTCTGTTTCTGCCCAGTTAAAGACATCATAGTGAAACTAATGGGAATTGCATCACCAGTCAAATTAAGAAAACGAGAGATCTACAGCATAGCCCCTGATGTGATGGACTTCATAGAGCGTGAGCATGTCCGACGCCTGCTGCCCAAGGCATAA